One Labeo rohita strain BAU-BD-2019 chromosome 12, IGBB_LRoh.1.0, whole genome shotgun sequence genomic region harbors:
- the trim8b gene encoding E3 ubiquitin-protein ligase TRIM8b yields MAENWKNCLEEELICPICLNVFSEPVQLPCKHNFCRMCINEAWSKDTGMVRCPECNHAYSQKPALEKNHKLSNIVEKFNALNVEKTPAVLHCILCRRGPPLQAQKVCLRCNAPCCHSHVQTHLQQPSSNAGHLLVDAEDVRAWSCPQHDEYRLYHCETEHVAVCQYCCFSRCATNHGHAVCDIEVRRNDIRQMLIKQQDRIEDRVQDIEEQLYKLESDKCLMEDKVQHLKEEVQLQYQKMQQLLEEDLGKTLEVLDKAHSKFCQENSAQALQLHQKQQEAKKLLSSIQMVFDKAEDIGFMKNTKSVKILMDRSQSYVGSTLSPYKVGSLNSKLFLSEISKREKNLCKMLEAPFSAPANFFQSIPAYLCEKRRHSVAFPEGSGSSSRAGASFMDSSTSSGPAAAKQPCLSLTQGSAPGEGQSSQQALGPCGSTQHVGSSSSASGSQPLAHSASVFPHSHYPNGSSSQLPQYGARKILMCTVDNCYCSGVPSVSNHRGHPPYPRSSSFPWPVSSQEYSHAPLPSAPAMSQSLQSLSMRDWIDASQSHRHTDFYSLYGQSSTKHYVTS; encoded by the exons ATGGCTGAGAACTGGAAGAACTGTCTGGAGGAAGAGCTCATATGCCCTATTTGTTTGAACGTGTTCTCGGAGCCGGTTCAGCTCCCGTGCAAACACAACTTCTGCCGTATGTGCATCAACGAGGCCTGGTCTAAAGACACAGGAATGGTTCGCTGTCCAGAATGCAACCATGCCTACAGCCAAAAACCAGCTTTGGAGAAGAACCACAAACTGTCCAACATTGTGGAGAAGTTTAACGCGTTAAACGTCGAGAAGACGCCGGCGGTTCTGCATTGCATTCTGTGCCGGCGCGGCCCTCCGCTTCAAGCCCAGAAGGTTTGCCTCAGGTGCAACGCGCCCTGTTGCCATTCTCACGTGCAGACACATCTCCAACAACCTTCGTCCAACGCTGGACACTTGCTGGTGGACGCCGAGGACGTGCGAGCCTGGAGCTGTCCGCAGCACGACGAGTACAGACTATATCATTGTGAAACCGAGCATGTGGCCGTCTGCCAGTACTGCTGCTTCTCCAGATGTGCTACCAACCACGGCCACGCGGTGTGCGATATAGAAGTCAGACGCAACGATATCAGA CAAATGCTGATCAAACAGCAGGATCGAATCGAGGACCGGGTTCAGGACATTGAAGAGCAGCTCTACAAATTAGAATCTGACAAATGTCTCATGGAG GACAAAGTGCAGCACCTGAAGGAGGAGGTGCAGTTGCAGTATCAGAAAATGCAGCAGCTCTTAGAGGAGGATCTGGGGAAGACCCTGGAGGTCCTGGATAAGGCCCATTCTAAGTTCTGCCAGGAGAACTCAGCACAGGCCTTGCAGCTTCACCAGAAACAGCAAGAGGCGAAGAAACTGCTCAGCTCCATCCAGATGGTTTTTGATAAGGCGGAGGACATCGGTTTTATGAAG aacacaaaatctgtgaaaatacTAATGGACAG GTCTCAGTCGTATGTGGGCAGCACATTGTCACCATACAAAGTGGGCAGCCTCAACTCCAAACTCTTTCTGTCTGAAATCTCTAAAAGAGAAAAGAACCTCTGCAAGATGCTGGAAG CTCCGTTCAGCGCTCCTGCGAACTTTTTCCAGAGCATTCCGGCGTACCTGTGCGAGAAGCGCAGGCACTCGGTGGCGTTCCCCGAAGGCAGCGGCAGCAGCAGCCGAGCGGGCGCCAGCTTCATGGACTCTTCCACCTCATCAGGCCCTGCGGCTGCCAAGCAGCCGTGCCTGAGTCTCACTCAGGGCTCTGCCCCAGGCGAAGGTCAGTCCTCCCAGCAAGCTCTAGGGCCGTGTGGTTCCACCCAGCACGTAGGAAGCAGCAGCTCAGCCTCTGGCTCTCAACCCTTAGCGCACTCGGCCTCGGTATTCCCGCACTCCCATTACCCAAACGGCAGCTCCTCCCAGCTGCCCCAGTACGGAGCGCGGAAGATCCTGATGTGCACGGTCGATAACTGTTACTGCTCAGGGGTGCCCTCTGTGTCCAATCACCGCGGACATCCACCCTACCCTCGCTCCAGCTCCTTCCCCTGGCCGGTGAGCTCGCAGGAGTACTCCCACGCCCCTCTGCCCTCGGCCCCGGCCATGTCGCAGTCTCTCCAGAGCCTGTCCATGCGCGACTGGATCGACGCGTCTCAGTCGCACAGGCACACTGACTTCTACAGCCTCTACGGCCAGTCTTCCACCAAGCATTACGTGACCAGTTAA
- the mfsd13a gene encoding transmembrane protein 180: protein MGRRVWGLCQGVSTAVLYGSLALFVSILHNVFLLYYVETFVSVYKIDKLSFWVGETVFLIWNSLNDPLFGWLSDRSFLSSPQSGSQITSPEVVLKRLQALSRSGPLFALSFLAFWVAWTWPGLQFLICLCLYDGFLTVVDLNHNALLADLAVSAHDRTRLNFHSSLFSAMGSLSVFLSYSFWNKENFYSFRLFCVTLAALSMLGFFVVSRLLRHRFENEVQPRKNESQALTELSVGQAPFTSPEKPVTLGEYLKQLSRHKNFMWFVSMNLVQVFHCHFNSNFFPLFLEHLLSDRISASTGSFLLGISYIAPHLNNLYFLTLCQRLGVYQVVRGLFFLKLALSVAMLLAGADHVYLLCIFIASNRVFTEGTCKLLNLVITDLVDEDFVLNRRQQAASALLFGMVALVTKPGQTFAPLVGTWLLCLYTGYDIFERNSMAEAPIAAPVLPVPLRQGCFYLLVFVPITCALLQLLAWSRFTLHGRRLQNIKTLRQGAQHSHLIDVKAI, encoded by the exons ATGGGAAGGAGGGTATGGGGCCTTTGCCAGGGCGTCTCAACGGCTGTGCTTTATGGCTCCCTGGCTCTCTTCGTCTCCATTCTCCACAACGTCTTCTTACTGTATTATGTGGAGACCTTTGTGTCTGTTTACAAGATTGACAAGTTGTCGTTTTGGGTGGGAGAG ACTGTGTTTCTGATATGGAATAGCCTGAACGACCCTCTTTTTGGGTGGCTAAGTGACCGCTCGTTCCTGAGCTCTCCTCA GTCTGGGTCCCAGATCACATCCCCTGAGGTGGTCCTGAAGCGTCTGCAGGCACTCTCCCGCAGCGGGCCTCTCTTCGCCCTCTCGTTCCTGGCCTTCTGGGTGGCCTGGACCTGGCCCGGACTGCAGTTCCTCATTTGCCTGTGCCTTTACGATGGCTTCCTCACGGTGGTCGACCTCAACCACAACGCCCTCCTGGCCGACCTGGCCGTGTCTGCACATGACCGCACGCGCCTCAACTTCCACAGTTCCTTGTTTAGTGCGATGGGCTCGCTGTCCGTCTTCCTCTCGTACTCCTTCTGGAACAAGGAAAACTTCTACTCCTTCAGACTCTTCTGCGTGACTCTAGCCGCTCTCTCAATGCTAGGCTTTTTTGTGGTTTCACGTCTCCTGCGGCACCGTTTTGAAAATGAAGTCCAGCCACGCAAGAACGAGAGCCAAGCACTCACTGA ACTGAGTGTCGGTCAGGCTCCTTTTACCTCACCTGAGAAGCCAGTCACTCTTGGAGAATATCTAAAGCAGCTGTCACGCCACAAGAACTTCATGTGGTTTGTTTCTATGAACCTAGTAcag GTATTCCACTGCCATTTCAACAGCAATTTCTTCCCTCTGTTTTTGGAGCACCTCCTGTCAGACCGTATCTCTGCCTCCACTGGATCCTTCCTGCTGG GCATCTCTTACATCGCACCTCATCTGAACAATCTCTACTTTCTGACGCTGTGCCAAAGACTGGGTGTCTACCAGGTTGTCCGTGGGCTCTTCTTCTTAAAGCTGGCCCTTAGCGTGGCCATGCTCTTAGCCGGGGCGGACCACGTGTACCTGCTCTGCATTTTTATTGCTAG TAATCGTGTCTTCACTGAGGGCACTTGTAAACTTCTGAACCTGGTGATCACAGACCTAGTGGATGAGGACTTTGTGTTGAACCGCCGACAACAAGCAGCTTCTGCCTTGCTCTTTGGTATGGTTGCCTTGGTAACTAAGCCTGGCCAGACCTTTGCCCCTCTCGTTGGTACCTGGCTGCTGTGTCTCTACACAG GATATGACATCTTTGAGAGAAACTCGATGGCAGAAGCACCGATTGCAGCTCCTGTGCTCCCTGTCCCACTGCGTCAGGGTTGcttttacctgctggtgtttgTGCCCATTACCTGTGCCCTTCTCCAGCTGCTGGCGTGGTCTCGCTTCACTCTGCATGGACGACGGCTACAAAACATCAAGACCCTAAGGCAGGGTGCCCAACACAGCCACCTTATTGATGTCAAGGCTATCTAA